From a region of the Hymenobacter jejuensis genome:
- a CDS encoding RluA family pseudouridine synthase: MTNQDLPSPELPEEEEEEEGGDELYEHHRIRANKKQELLRIDKFLMNRLPHSSRTKIQSAIKAEAVQVNGNPIKSNYRVKPLDLITITLPEPPIDFKVTPEPMELDIRYEDESLLLVNKPAGLVVHPAFGNWTGTLVNGLAYHLSNLPTGRNGEIRPGLVHRIDKDTSGLLVVGKTEYAMTHLSQQFFHHTIERTYLALVWGVPKETQGTVRGHIGRSLKDRKVQAVYPDADHGKEAVTHYKVLRSFQYVSLIQCNLETGRTHQIRVHMKHIGHPLFSDATYGGDKIVYGQRVGAYKAFVEKAFEVMPRQALHAKSLGFVHPVSGEFMHFETELPADFEAVLAKWEQYVS, from the coding sequence ATGACGAATCAAGATCTGCCGTCGCCCGAATTACCCGAGGAAGAAGAGGAGGAAGAAGGTGGTGATGAGCTATATGAGCACCACCGCATCCGAGCTAATAAAAAGCAGGAACTCCTCCGGATCGACAAATTCCTGATGAACCGGCTGCCTCATTCCTCGCGCACCAAAATTCAGAGTGCCATCAAGGCGGAGGCGGTGCAGGTAAACGGTAACCCCATCAAATCGAACTACCGCGTCAAGCCCCTTGACCTGATTACCATCACGTTGCCGGAGCCGCCGATAGATTTTAAGGTGACGCCCGAGCCGATGGAGTTGGATATTCGGTACGAAGATGAGTCGTTGCTGCTCGTCAATAAACCGGCTGGACTAGTAGTACATCCCGCGTTTGGCAATTGGACCGGTACGTTGGTAAACGGGTTGGCTTACCATCTGAGCAACTTGCCCACGGGCCGAAACGGCGAAATCCGTCCGGGTTTGGTGCACCGCATTGACAAAGACACTTCGGGCCTGTTAGTCGTTGGCAAGACTGAGTACGCCATGACGCACCTCTCGCAGCAATTCTTCCACCATACCATCGAGCGCACTTACTTAGCCTTGGTGTGGGGCGTACCCAAAGAAACGCAGGGCACTGTGCGCGGCCACATTGGGCGTAGCCTCAAAGACCGCAAGGTGCAGGCCGTATATCCCGACGCGGACCATGGCAAAGAAGCCGTTACGCACTATAAGGTGCTACGATCATTTCAGTATGTATCCCTCATTCAGTGTAATCTCGAAACTGGGCGTACGCACCAAATTCGAGTTCACATGAAGCACATCGGGCACCCGCTGTTTTCGGATGCGACCTACGGTGGCGATAAGATTGTGTATGGGCAGCGCGTAGGAGCCTACAAGGCATTTGTGGAAAAGGCTTTTGAAGTGATGCCCCGCCAAGCCCTGCACGCTAAATCTTTGGGCTTTGTGCACCCCGTAAGCGGCGAGTTTATGCATTTTGAAACCGAACTGCCCGCCGACTTTGAAGCTGTGCTGGCAAAATGGGAACAATACGTTAGTTAG
- a CDS encoding energy transducer TonB, with product MMDNAQLATASFDDIVFEGRNKAYGAYVLRRLYSSHITRALLIAVALFALFVSFPLIARMFSPKEDVQAAKNLKVNELMEAPPLDETKPPPPPPPPEAPPPPPPKLSTIKFVPPVVKKDEEVRKQEEIPDQEELKDKVVATETVKGNTDNPADLNGLESGDGNKVVEEVVENKVYTYVEQMPTPPGGMEALLQYIGKNIKYPAMALRNQVEGKVFVAFVVGPDGAISNVTVQKGIGGGCDEEAVRVIKGLPRWTPGKQNGRAVSVSFTVPVTFAIK from the coding sequence ATGATGGACAATGCACAACTGGCTACTGCGAGCTTCGACGATATCGTCTTCGAAGGTCGTAATAAAGCCTACGGAGCTTATGTGCTTCGGCGGTTGTACAGCAGTCACATCACTCGTGCCCTTCTTATTGCAGTAGCGCTTTTCGCACTCTTCGTAAGCTTTCCGCTCATCGCGCGGATGTTTAGCCCAAAAGAGGATGTTCAAGCAGCTAAGAACCTGAAGGTCAATGAGTTGATGGAGGCTCCGCCGCTGGATGAAACCAAGCCACCGCCCCCCCCACCGCCACCTGAGGCGCCACCACCCCCACCGCCCAAGCTCTCCACTATCAAGTTTGTGCCTCCAGTTGTTAAAAAGGACGAGGAAGTGCGCAAGCAAGAGGAGATTCCGGACCAAGAGGAGTTGAAGGATAAGGTAGTTGCCACTGAAACTGTAAAAGGTAACACGGACAACCCTGCTGACTTGAACGGCCTTGAGTCTGGAGATGGCAACAAGGTGGTAGAAGAGGTAGTAGAAAACAAAGTCTACACCTACGTGGAGCAAATGCCCACACCTCCTGGTGGTATGGAAGCCCTCCTGCAGTACATCGGCAAGAACATTAAGTATCCGGCGATGGCACTGCGCAACCAAGTTGAAGGCAAAGTATTCGTTGCCTTCGTAGTTGGTCCGGATGGCGCCATTTCGAACGTTACAGTGCAGAAAGGCATTGGCGGCGGCTGCGACGAAGAAGCAGTTCGCGTGATCAAAGGCCTCCCGCGTTGGACACCTGGTAAGCAGAACGGACGTGCAGTAAGCGTTTCGTTTACGGTTCCGGTAACTTTCGCCATCAAGTAA
- a CDS encoding OmpH family outer membrane protein: MNKIRVVLAAAALLFTTATAVQAQAPLKIGYTSVEYILSQMPESKQIESQLKDYSTQLRTQLDTKATEYRTKGEAYQKGASTMTDVVRADKEKELQNLQNSIQEFQQNAETSLQQKQQTLLKPALDKLQKTIDDVATENGYTYVLNSDGASPVLLHGPKDGDISDLVLKKMGITPGAAAAAPKVSAPSVAPAATPAGASKTKTKKK; this comes from the coding sequence ATGAACAAAATTCGCGTTGTCTTGGCTGCGGCCGCTCTTCTCTTTACTACGGCTACGGCTGTTCAAGCGCAGGCACCCCTGAAAATCGGGTATACCAGTGTTGAGTACATCCTAAGCCAAATGCCAGAAAGCAAGCAGATTGAGTCGCAGCTGAAGGATTATAGCACCCAATTGAGAACCCAGCTGGACACAAAGGCTACCGAATACCGCACCAAAGGCGAAGCTTACCAGAAAGGCGCTTCGACTATGACGGATGTCGTGCGGGCTGACAAAGAAAAAGAACTGCAAAACCTGCAGAACTCGATTCAGGAGTTCCAGCAGAACGCCGAGACTTCCTTGCAGCAAAAGCAGCAAACCCTGCTTAAGCCAGCTCTAGACAAATTGCAGAAGACCATTGACGACGTAGCTACCGAAAATGGCTACACGTACGTGCTGAATTCGGACGGTGCCAGCCCAGTGCTGTTGCACGGCCCGAAAGATGGCGACATCTCTGACTTGGTGCTGAAGAAAATGGGCATTACCCCCGGGGCAGCCGCTGCGGCTCCTAAGGTTTCTGCTCCTTCCGTAGCTCCTGCCGCTACGCCGGCTGGCGCTTCCAAGACCAAAACCAAGAAGAAATAA
- a CDS encoding tetratricopeptide repeat protein, which yields MNFKPWKLSLLAVLSVYGSAAYAQDVQSAKKAIDLERYSEARASLLRQGQSPEALFQLGRLYQMRDMPDSAAFYFNRIPLNPKDATSLVAAGRAALAQGKAAEAQVQFDNAVKVTKGKDAKVLTMIAQAYAESDIKDITKAVGYVDAAHKANKLKDDAALMVARGDIYQKSETGGGEAASSYDRAIAADPNYVAAYVHKGQLNQRSRNYNEARANFEKAISLDANYAPAYNGLAETYFYAGKYDDALAQFQKYTSVAEKSPTTDAKYASFLFLTKKYPEALAEIDKVLARDPNNVTMNRLRMYSLYETGKNDEAAAAMQKYMQVTPPDKLIAQDYVYQGKILSKSGKGAEGIAAIQKAIQLDPKQAADLQNDLASAYLAQKDYPKAISTYKAKIAQNGGKAELTDQVLLARAYSFNKQYQQADSLYNIVLTARPTYTAGYQLRAQNAYNLDPDSKQGLAKPYYEKYIESANAADPSKFKSGLVEANGYLGYYYYQKGDKAAAAPYYQKVLEMDPGNENAKRVLDSMRKPAATSKAPAKKK from the coding sequence ATGAACTTCAAGCCCTGGAAGCTTTCGCTCCTCGCTGTCTTGTCAGTTTACGGCTCTGCCGCTTATGCTCAGGATGTACAAAGTGCCAAGAAGGCCATTGACCTAGAGCGCTATAGCGAAGCCCGTGCTTCGTTGTTGCGTCAAGGACAATCGCCAGAAGCCTTGTTCCAATTGGGCCGCCTGTACCAAATGCGGGATATGCCTGACTCGGCTGCGTTTTACTTCAACCGGATTCCCCTCAACCCCAAAGACGCTACCAGCCTGGTAGCTGCCGGCCGTGCAGCGCTGGCGCAAGGCAAAGCGGCTGAGGCCCAAGTGCAGTTTGACAACGCTGTCAAAGTGACCAAAGGCAAAGATGCCAAGGTGTTGACGATGATCGCGCAGGCATATGCCGAATCGGACATTAAGGACATCACCAAAGCAGTTGGCTACGTCGACGCGGCCCATAAAGCCAACAAGTTGAAAGACGATGCTGCCCTGATGGTGGCCCGCGGCGATATCTACCAGAAAAGCGAAACCGGCGGTGGTGAAGCGGCTAGCAGCTACGACCGCGCCATTGCCGCTGACCCCAACTACGTGGCGGCCTACGTGCACAAAGGCCAGTTGAACCAGCGCTCGCGCAACTACAACGAAGCCCGCGCCAACTTTGAGAAAGCCATCAGCCTTGATGCCAATTACGCCCCTGCTTACAACGGCTTAGCCGAGACGTATTTTTACGCCGGCAAGTACGACGACGCTCTGGCCCAGTTTCAGAAGTACACCAGCGTTGCTGAAAAGTCACCGACTACGGACGCCAAATATGCTTCGTTCCTGTTCCTGACCAAGAAGTATCCGGAAGCGCTTGCTGAAATTGACAAGGTTTTAGCCCGCGACCCTAACAACGTGACTATGAACCGTTTGCGCATGTACTCGTTGTACGAGACAGGCAAAAACGATGAAGCCGCGGCCGCCATGCAGAAATACATGCAGGTAACCCCGCCCGATAAGCTCATTGCGCAGGACTACGTGTACCAAGGCAAAATCCTGTCGAAAAGTGGTAAAGGTGCTGAAGGCATCGCGGCCATTCAGAAAGCCATTCAATTGGACCCGAAGCAAGCCGCTGATCTGCAGAACGACTTGGCTTCGGCGTACTTAGCGCAGAAGGACTATCCGAAAGCCATTTCTACTTACAAGGCCAAGATCGCGCAGAACGGTGGGAAAGCAGAGCTAACGGACCAAGTGCTGCTGGCCCGTGCCTATAGTTTCAACAAGCAATACCAGCAGGCTGACAGCCTTTACAACATCGTATTGACTGCTCGCCCTACTTACACAGCCGGCTATCAGCTACGGGCTCAAAATGCCTATAACCTGGACCCGGACTCCAAGCAGGGCTTAGCAAAGCCTTATTATGAGAAGTATATCGAAAGCGCCAACGCCGCCGATCCGTCTAAGTTCAAGTCGGGTTTGGTAGAAGCTAACGGTTACTTGGGCTACTACTATTACCAGAAAGGCGATAAGGCCGCTGCTGCGCCTTACTACCAGAAGGTACTGGAAATGGATCCCGGCAACGAAAATGCCAAGCGCGTACTTGACTCGATGCGCAAGCCAGCTGCAACTAGCAAGGCACCTGCCAAGAAGAAGTAA
- a CDS encoding ExbD/TolR family protein: MAEIQQKADSGGKGGKKRAKKMSTKIDMTPMVDLAFLLLTFFMLTTTFSKPTVMQVTMPVKPDPKDPEPPAIKASNAFTILMGENNKVYYYDGLLSSDTKPELKLSNYGPDGIRKELLQRRSNKDLVVLIKPDDKAQYKNMVDILDEMNITGQKKYALVDISKADEDLIKSSGL; the protein is encoded by the coding sequence ATGGCAGAAATCCAACAAAAAGCCGACTCCGGCGGGAAAGGCGGGAAGAAGCGGGCCAAGAAAATGTCGACCAAAATCGACATGACACCGATGGTGGACTTGGCCTTTCTGCTCCTGACTTTCTTCATGCTGACAACTACGTTCAGCAAGCCGACTGTAATGCAGGTCACCATGCCGGTAAAGCCGGATCCCAAAGATCCAGAACCACCGGCAATCAAAGCTTCGAATGCTTTCACCATCTTGATGGGCGAAAACAATAAGGTTTACTACTACGACGGCTTGCTGTCGTCGGATACTAAGCCCGAACTGAAGCTTTCGAATTACGGCCCCGATGGCATCCGGAAAGAGTTGCTGCAACGCCGCAGCAACAAAGATCTGGTGGTGCTGATCAAGCCTGACGACAAGGCACAATACAAGAACATGGTCGATATCCTCGACGAGATGAATATTACCGGCCAGAAAAAATATGCGCTGGTTGACATTTCCAAGGCGGATGAAGACCTAATTAAATCATCAGGATTATGA
- the bamA gene encoding outer membrane protein assembly factor BamA: MNSSCNRFFWLLAVVLTFSLSARQVAAQNKPAAGAEAEPQHYELGGITVSGARYLDSNTLIGISGLKIGDPINVPGEEIGKAIRKLWDQGILGDISVSIVRTEGKRIFLDFNLQERPRLSKFVFTGIGKGQADELKNKIKLIRGKVVTDALLNNTKTQVRKFYTNKGFLDSKVTITQTPDSALSNSVVLNINVDKGNKVRIHDITFEGNTAFSDRKLKGKLKKTKEKKPYKLLTSGKFQKTEFEEDKKKLLDFYNAEGYRDAVILSDSLKRDTEGLALRIRVDEGPKYYFRNITWSGNYLYDDKTLASVLGIKEGSVYSKETLDKRLNYNPTGQDITSLYMNDGYLFFSIDPVETKVEGDSIDIEMRISEGVQARVKEINIAGNTKTSDHVVRRELRTLPGDNFNRELLIRSQRQLATLGYFDPEKVGINPVPNPADGTVDINYTVVEKPSDQITLSGGWGGYQGFIGTVGLVFNNFSLRKAGSLRNWTPVPAGDGQRLSLNVQANGLQYQAYSFSFTEPWLGGRRPNSLSFSLNKSISRYSTTGVFDVKSDAFIKSNSASIGLGRQLRFPDDYFTLSNSLSVTQYILQKYPIGGDFFKNNTGNAKNISFNTTLSRNSIDNPTYTRRGSSLSLSVNLTPPYSILPGAHPSVNEWIEFHKWMFDASWFTPVVGKLVLNTRAHFGFIGSYNSNRSIGPFERFKMGGSGLGYGGAQNFIVGTEYIGLRGYGDPNDAEAIPSAKQVSAGGVAYNKYVMELRYPVSLNPAATVYVLGFAEAGNAFDNYKQYNPYKLYRSAGVGARIFMSAFGLLGFDYGYGFDTVPAVPGNATVGANPAVAPKGHFHFIIGQQIR, encoded by the coding sequence ATGAATTCTTCTTGCAATAGATTTTTCTGGCTGCTGGCAGTCGTGCTGACGTTCAGCTTGTCGGCGCGACAGGTTGCGGCGCAAAATAAGCCGGCAGCCGGTGCCGAAGCCGAGCCGCAACACTATGAGTTGGGCGGTATTACGGTCAGTGGTGCCCGTTACTTGGACTCTAATACGCTTATCGGAATCTCGGGTTTAAAAATCGGCGATCCGATAAACGTTCCTGGCGAAGAAATTGGCAAGGCAATCCGTAAGCTCTGGGATCAGGGCATCTTGGGTGATATCAGCGTGTCTATCGTTCGTACGGAAGGCAAGCGTATCTTCTTGGATTTCAACCTGCAGGAGCGTCCGCGCTTGTCCAAATTTGTGTTTACGGGCATTGGTAAAGGCCAAGCTGATGAGCTTAAGAATAAGATTAAGCTCATTCGCGGCAAAGTAGTAACCGATGCTTTGCTGAACAATACCAAGACCCAGGTTCGGAAGTTTTACACAAATAAGGGCTTCCTAGATTCCAAAGTAACTATCACGCAAACTCCGGATTCAGCTTTATCGAACAGCGTGGTGCTGAATATCAACGTCGACAAAGGCAACAAAGTCCGCATTCACGACATCACTTTCGAAGGCAATACCGCTTTCTCCGATCGTAAGCTTAAGGGCAAACTCAAGAAGACCAAGGAAAAGAAGCCGTACAAGCTGCTCACCTCGGGTAAATTCCAAAAGACTGAGTTTGAGGAAGATAAGAAAAAGCTTCTCGACTTCTACAATGCCGAGGGCTACCGAGATGCTGTTATCTTATCTGATTCGTTAAAGCGTGATACTGAGGGGCTTGCGCTTCGTATTCGAGTAGATGAAGGTCCCAAGTACTACTTCCGCAACATTACGTGGAGCGGTAACTACCTCTACGACGACAAAACGCTCGCTTCGGTGCTGGGCATTAAGGAAGGCAGTGTCTACAGCAAGGAAACCCTGGACAAGCGCCTGAACTACAACCCTACAGGGCAGGATATTACCTCGCTCTACATGAACGATGGCTATCTGTTTTTCTCCATCGATCCGGTTGAGACTAAGGTAGAAGGAGACTCGATTGACATCGAAATGCGCATTAGCGAAGGCGTACAGGCTCGCGTCAAAGAAATCAACATTGCGGGCAATACTAAAACCAGCGACCATGTGGTACGCCGCGAACTCCGGACGCTGCCTGGCGATAACTTCAACCGAGAGCTGCTGATTCGTTCGCAACGGCAGTTGGCTACGTTGGGCTATTTCGACCCGGAGAAAGTAGGAATCAACCCGGTGCCTAACCCCGCTGATGGCACTGTAGACATCAACTATACCGTGGTGGAGAAGCCTTCTGACCAGATTACCCTTTCGGGTGGCTGGGGTGGTTACCAAGGCTTTATTGGTACCGTAGGACTTGTATTTAACAACTTTTCGCTGCGCAAAGCCGGAAGTTTACGCAATTGGACCCCGGTACCAGCCGGCGATGGTCAGCGGTTGTCGCTGAACGTGCAGGCGAACGGCTTGCAATACCAAGCCTACTCCTTCTCCTTCACAGAGCCTTGGTTAGGCGGTCGTCGGCCTAACTCCTTGTCATTCAGCTTGAACAAGAGTATCAGCCGTTACTCTACTACGGGCGTGTTTGATGTTAAGTCTGATGCGTTCATCAAATCAAACAGCGCCTCAATTGGCCTTGGTCGTCAGTTGCGTTTCCCCGATGACTACTTTACACTAAGTAACTCATTATCAGTTACTCAGTATATTTTGCAGAAGTACCCGATTGGCGGTGACTTTTTCAAAAATAATACGGGAAATGCCAAAAATATCTCGTTCAACACCACGTTGTCGCGCAACAGCATCGACAACCCGACTTATACGCGTCGGGGCTCGTCGCTTTCGCTCAGCGTTAACCTGACGCCGCCTTATTCTATTCTGCCCGGCGCACATCCCAGCGTGAACGAGTGGATAGAATTCCATAAATGGATGTTCGACGCTTCGTGGTTTACGCCTGTTGTTGGCAAGCTGGTATTGAACACCCGCGCGCATTTTGGCTTTATTGGCTCCTATAACTCAAATCGTTCTATTGGGCCTTTCGAGCGCTTCAAAATGGGCGGCTCCGGCCTAGGCTACGGCGGGGCACAGAACTTCATTGTAGGTACCGAATACATTGGTCTGCGCGGCTACGGTGATCCAAACGATGCCGAAGCCATTCCTTCTGCCAAGCAGGTGTCAGCAGGCGGCGTAGCCTATAACAAGTACGTAATGGAGCTACGCTACCCAGTTTCGTTGAACCCGGCTGCGACCGTCTATGTTCTGGGTTTTGCGGAGGCAGGTAATGCTTTCGACAATTACAAGCAGTACAATCCTTACAAACTGTACCGTTCGGCCGGCGTAGGTGCCCGCATTTTCATGTCGGCATTTGGTTTGCTAGGTTTCGACTACGGCTACGGTTTCGACACGGTACCTGCCGTACCCGGTAATGCTACGGTTGGAGCTAATCCGGCGGTGGCTCCCAAAGGCCACTTCCACTTCATCATCGGTCAGCAAATACGATAA
- a CDS encoding OmpH family outer membrane protein, with amino-acid sequence MNKITFWLSVAFLTVLTVPTAFAQKFGYVDSEFVLSKIPAYAQAQQELNLLSQNWQKDIENQKKDLDKMYRTYQAEEVLLTEPMKKKRQDEILKKEQEVKAYQNKIFGFEGQLFKKRQELTKPVQDQVFEAIEKVAKKKQLAIVFDKAGDLTMLYTNPAHDYTEFVLEELGLASEERNQPGQKGAVRSVTTPQTPAGDAATGTDQNAPTGRQPVRTNTGSQQPTNRKN; translated from the coding sequence ATGAACAAGATAACTTTCTGGCTGTCGGTGGCTTTCCTAACGGTGCTAACCGTGCCGACAGCCTTCGCGCAGAAGTTTGGTTACGTAGATTCGGAGTTCGTGCTGAGCAAAATTCCTGCTTACGCGCAGGCTCAACAGGAGCTAAACCTTCTTTCTCAGAACTGGCAAAAGGATATCGAAAACCAGAAAAAGGATCTTGATAAGATGTATCGCACTTATCAGGCTGAGGAAGTGTTACTTACCGAGCCGATGAAGAAAAAGCGGCAGGACGAGATTCTGAAGAAGGAGCAAGAAGTTAAGGCCTACCAAAACAAAATCTTCGGCTTCGAGGGCCAGCTCTTCAAGAAGCGCCAAGAATTGACGAAACCCGTTCAGGATCAGGTGTTTGAGGCTATCGAAAAAGTGGCTAAGAAAAAGCAGCTGGCCATCGTATTCGATAAAGCTGGCGATCTGACTATGCTTTACACCAATCCAGCGCACGACTACACCGAGTTTGTGCTGGAGGAACTGGGCTTAGCTTCAGAGGAACGCAACCAACCAGGGCAGAAAGGGGCCGTGCGCAGCGTTACCACTCCCCAAACGCCTGCCGGCGACGCCGCTACTGGCACGGACCAGAATGCCCCTACTGGGCGTCAGCCTGTACGCACCAATACAGGCAGCCAGCAACCAACTAACCGAAAAAACTAA
- a CDS encoding ExbD/TolR family protein: MPKVKPHRTSPSLDMTPMVDLAFLLVTFFMLTTKFSPEEAVVVDTPSSTSELRLPESNVITISVDKDKRVFFGFDSDKAKPKLLDYVAAKRGVSFTPQQRAEFANLQSFGVPVEQLGSFLNVEREQRKSIKQPGIPADSLNNQITDWVVEAQRANREAIGKPAYIAIKGDGNADVPTVRKIIKFLQDKNINRFNLITDLETKPTALK, translated from the coding sequence ATGCCCAAAGTAAAGCCCCATAGAACGTCCCCTTCGCTGGATATGACCCCGATGGTGGACCTGGCATTCCTGTTGGTGACCTTCTTCATGCTCACCACCAAGTTTTCTCCTGAGGAAGCAGTGGTGGTGGATACTCCCTCTTCTACGTCGGAGCTACGCCTGCCAGAAAGCAACGTTATCACCATTTCCGTTGACAAGGACAAGCGTGTGTTCTTCGGCTTTGACAGCGATAAGGCCAAGCCCAAGTTGCTGGATTACGTTGCTGCCAAGCGTGGCGTAAGCTTTACGCCGCAGCAAAGAGCGGAATTTGCCAACCTGCAAAGCTTCGGCGTTCCGGTTGAGCAGCTCGGCTCTTTTCTTAACGTGGAGAGAGAACAACGGAAAAGCATCAAGCAGCCCGGTATTCCTGCCGACTCGCTCAACAACCAGATCACCGATTGGGTAGTTGAAGCGCAACGGGCAAACCGGGAAGCAATTGGTAAGCCGGCTTATATCGCTATTAAAGGCGATGGAAATGCTGATGTGCCAACCGTGAGGAAGATCATCAAGTTTCTGCAGGACAAGAACATCAACCGTTTCAACTTGATCACGGACTTGGAAACCAAGCCAACCGCGCTCAAATAA
- a CDS encoding PstS family phosphate ABC transporter substrate-binding protein: MSVNLRKISSSLVLASLVLAGCNRGGGASDESSDTATSGKINISVDETFQPIVKSQVDTFQKLYQYAKIQAAYKPEEEVVQDLLKGSVRVAVIARDLNATEKAEFDRLKIVPRSTRIATDGLAIILHPSNPDTLLTMSQLRDIFTGKTQQWSQVSGKKGLGEVNVVFDANRSSTTRYIQDSVSRGGPLTKRAFAAKSNPALLDYVATHPNAIGVVGVNWISDRDDTAVQSFLKKVRVAAISRAANPQKTDDYLQPYQAYLALKTYPLRRDVYIISREARAGLGTGFASFAAGNKGQLIVLKSGLMPATGQTRIITTNQQ; this comes from the coding sequence ATGTCCGTTAACCTGCGAAAAATCAGCTCATCTTTAGTACTAGCAAGCTTAGTGCTGGCAGGGTGCAACCGCGGTGGCGGCGCATCAGATGAGTCATCGGATACAGCCACCAGCGGCAAAATCAACATCAGCGTTGACGAAACCTTCCAGCCTATTGTGAAGTCTCAGGTTGATACCTTCCAAAAGCTGTATCAGTATGCTAAAATTCAGGCGGCCTACAAACCGGAGGAAGAAGTAGTACAGGACTTGCTCAAAGGCTCAGTGCGGGTAGCGGTAATAGCTCGTGATCTGAACGCTACCGAAAAAGCTGAGTTTGATCGCCTAAAAATCGTACCCCGCTCTACCCGTATTGCTACCGACGGGCTGGCCATCATCTTGCACCCGAGCAACCCTGACACCTTGCTGACTATGAGCCAGTTACGTGATATCTTCACGGGCAAAACGCAACAGTGGAGCCAAGTCAGCGGCAAGAAAGGCTTGGGCGAAGTAAACGTAGTATTCGATGCCAACCGCTCCAGCACTACGCGTTATATTCAGGATTCGGTATCGAGGGGTGGTCCGCTCACCAAACGGGCTTTTGCTGCCAAATCGAACCCTGCGCTGCTTGATTACGTTGCTACCCATCCCAACGCTATTGGTGTTGTGGGAGTCAACTGGATCAGCGACCGGGACGATACTGCGGTGCAAAGCTTTCTTAAGAAAGTCCGCGTAGCAGCGATCAGCCGCGCCGCTAATCCGCAGAAAACAGATGATTATCTGCAACCGTATCAGGCATACTTGGCGCTGAAGACTTACCCGCTACGCCGAGATGTGTATATTATCAGCCGGGAAGCCCGGGCAGGTCTTGGCACCGGTTTTGCCTCCTTTGCAGCCGGCAACAAAGGCCAGCTTATCGTGTTGAAGTCGGGGCTTATGCCGGCCACGGGTCAGACCCGCATCATCACGACCAACCAACAATAA
- a CDS encoding energy transducer TonB has translation MKTLNLLTASLDEIVFEGRNKAYGAFVLRRIYNRHLITAAFTAFALFLLLVSIPLVVQKLWPDPVVAPVIEILPPPITFIADPTHPKQPVVPSPTAKPIVVTPQASIATRVVKDDQVKNPVKDVQLPLANSTTPGDVTGLGDIPAGTGVGIGTGISDTGHAVAPPPTKPFIYAEVMPEFAGGADALQRYMQRNLRYPSQALSNSISGRVFVAFTVNADGSISDVEVVKGLGYGTEQEAARVVRNMPAWTPGRQNDVAVPVRYTMPITFRYE, from the coding sequence ATGAAAACCCTCAACTTGCTCACCGCCTCACTGGACGAAATTGTCTTCGAGGGCCGCAACAAAGCGTATGGTGCTTTTGTCCTGCGCCGGATCTATAACCGGCACCTTATCACGGCGGCCTTCACTGCGTTTGCGCTGTTTCTGCTGTTGGTTAGCATTCCGTTGGTTGTTCAGAAACTATGGCCAGACCCTGTTGTAGCGCCAGTAATTGAAATTTTGCCGCCGCCAATAACATTCATTGCTGACCCCACGCATCCTAAACAGCCGGTCGTCCCTTCTCCTACTGCTAAGCCGATTGTAGTTACCCCGCAGGCCAGTATAGCGACGAGAGTTGTGAAGGATGATCAGGTTAAAAATCCCGTCAAGGATGTACAGCTACCGCTGGCCAATAGCACTACGCCAGGCGATGTCACCGGCTTAGGTGATATTCCGGCTGGGACGGGTGTGGGAATTGGTACTGGAATAAGTGATACCGGTCATGCAGTAGCGCCTCCTCCTACTAAACCTTTCATCTATGCTGAAGTGATGCCCGAATTTGCTGGTGGGGCCGACGCACTGCAACGCTACATGCAGCGCAACCTCAGGTATCCAAGCCAAGCTTTGTCGAACAGCATATCGGGGCGCGTATTTGTTGCCTTCACCGTAAATGCTGATGGAAGCATTTCGGACGTCGAGGTTGTGAAGGGCTTAGGCTACGGTACTGAACAGGAAGCCGCTCGCGTGGTAAGAAACATGCCGGCCTGGACCCCCGGACGCCAGAATGATGTAGCAGTGCCGGTTCGCTACACCATGCCCATTACCTTCCGTTACGAATAA